In Cutaneotrichosporon cavernicola HIS019 DNA, chromosome: 1, one DNA window encodes the following:
- the COG4 gene encoding uncharacterized protein (COG4 transport protein) encodes MTAASLSASALTSAAPSPEPLDPRDITEPEQIAAQLALLTRREADLTLALNALIADRTGVDGALSNLRDLTGEVDALSSEVDGYRVPSRYGTPTRKGRVSALSPPQLSNSPRVGSPRASPAPRLQLSSRGLGLQDADGDDGDGLVARVSRVWETSERVGGKVRKLDDEIGRVREAADVVTEVLELKSALAALEVAIDKADWEGAARACRRAMSVRDTITEGGFAGSVVPTPQNPLPPPQQLAELRDFLLHTFRQEFDSAAERRDEHEVSRYFRLWPGIGAEDQGLEAYGNFVVSLVKSRSSAAGKPSSPLYYLSQLTSLLESIAHIIDQHQPAVDKYYGTGRMRTVVGRLVGESDRVVRNLVEGWEEERRVGRLISDTKASRFAFLSNPAALPPLFSSLASGTAAAAAGQISLSSLANTTSNVANALQSYAPRVKTATATGPTPTPVPEEDPGPDPRDVDRVLGELVALSGRWALFRRFVHSRLSESDEDDTDLEVVEQSGSQRAIENMLRTYYEPLELWYLRSSVEKAHRLDLPDTSTKPHLSSILDDTFYLIKVVLNRVLSSGSLSALHALREHISTVLEKDYASILSKKMERVYAQPVTYDRAEKAIREKDQKETYIIFLNDLDVSADYAERLLLETRENVPAAWLPREHAAVLDELDVLSDLAAHFRSVARSGLEQFFGQVIRPRLRPLLDECYKDMTYALGEDAFADAEDQDLVRRRFVRGWENLMDGYRTSFTDHNYQIFYTMTVETLVRPWEKMVMGMAFTELGAIRYERDVRAVANYLSTQASYGGARDKFTRLQQIATVLNLDADEDPDEFYSNSGIPWRLSRNEYNTVVGLRQF; translated from the exons ATGACGGCCGCCTccctctccgcctccgctctcacctcggcggcgccgtcgccagAGCCCCTCGACCCACGCGATATCACCGAGCCAGAACAAATCGCCGCGCAGCTAGCCCTCCTGACGCGacgcgaggccgacctcaccctcgcgctcaacgCGCTAATCGCCGACCGGACGGGGGTCGACGGTGCCCTCTCAAACCTCCGCGACCTCActggcgaggtggatgCTCTCTCTTCCGAGGTGGATGGATACCGTGTACCATCGCGCTACggcacgccgacgcgcaaGGGCCGCGTCTccgccctctcccctcctcaACTATCAAACTCCCCACGCGTTGGGAGTCCGCGTGCCTCGCCCGCACCGCGGTTGCAGCTATCTTCACGCGGGTTAGGGTTGCAGGATGCGGATGGGGACGACGGGGACGGACTCGTCGCCCGCGTCTCGCGCGTATGGGAGACAAGCGAGAGAGTTGGCGGCAAGGTCCGtaagctcgacgacgagattgGGCGCGTTCGCGAGGCCGCAGATGTCGTTACCGAAGTCCTAGAGCTCAAAAGCGCCCTTGCAGCGCTGGAAGTTGCCATCGACAAGGCTGATTGGGAgggcgcagcgcgcgcgtgTCGCCGCGCCATGAGTGTGCGCGACACGATCACCGAGGGCGGCTTTGCCGGCTCGGTCGTGCCTACACCCCAGAATCCCTTGCCGCCACCGCAGCAGCTagccgagctgcgcgatttcctcctccacacaTTCCGGCAGGAATTTGACTCGGCCGCGGAACGGCGCGATGAACACGAGGTGTCGCGATACTTCCGCCTGTGGCCTGGCATTGGGGCCGAGGACCAAGGCCTTGAGGCGTACGGCAACTTTGTCGTATCTCTCGTCAAGAGCCGCTCGTCGGCTGCTGGCAAGC cctcgtcgccgttgTACTATCTATCACAGCTCACGTCGCTCCTCGAATCTATCGCCCACATCATCGACCAGCACCAACCCGCCGTCGACAAGTACTACGGAACGGGACGGATGCGTACCGTCGTCGGACGGCTTGTGGGAGAGAGCGACCGCGTGGTCcgcaacctcgtcgagggatgggaagaggaacgtcgcgtcggccgcctcaTCAGCGACACCAAGGCGTCGCGCTTTGCATTCTTGTCCAATCCCGCGGCGCTACCGCCCCTATTCTCCAGCCTTGCGAGTGGCACGGCAGCTGCGGCCGCGGGACAGATCAGCCTGTCGTCGCTGGCGAACACAACGTCCAACGTCGCCAATGCACTGCAGTCGTACGCGCCGCGTGTGAAGACGGCCACAGCCACGGGACCTACACCGACCCCAGTCCCCGAAGAGGACCCCGGGCCGGAcccgcgcgacgtcgaccgcgTGCTCGGTGAGCTCGTTGCTCTCAGCGGGCGCTGGGCGCTCTTCCGTCGTTTTGTGCACTCGCGCCTCTCCGAGtctgacgaggacgacaccgacctcgaggtggTCGAGCAGAGCGGCTCGCAGCGCGCCATCGAGAACATGCTGCGCACATACTACGAGCCTCTCGAGTTATGGTACCTGCGTTCCAGTGTCGAAAAGGCACACCGCCTCGACTTGCCCGACACGTCGACAAAGCCGCACCTGTCCTCGATTCTCGACGACACATTCTACCTCATCAAGGTGGTGCTTAACCGTGTCCTCTCTTCTGGCAGCCTTTCCGCCCTCCACGCACTGCGTGAGCACATCAGCACGGTCCTTGAGAAAGACTATGcctccatcctctccaagAAGATGGAGCGGGTGTACGCCCAGCCCGTGACATACGACCGTGCCGAGAAGGCCATCCGTGAAAAGGACCAGAAAGAGACATACATT ATCTTCCTCAACGACCTGGACGTCAGTGCCGACTACGCCGAGCGACTTTTGCtcgagacgcgcgagaACGTGCCCGCCGCCTGGCTGCCCCGCGAACATGCTgccgtgctcgacgagctcgacgtcttgtccgacctcgccgcgcatTTCCGCAGTGTGGCGCGCAGCGGCCTCGAGCAGTTCTTCGGACAGGTTATTCGGCCGCGTCTGCgcccgctcctcgacgagtgcTACAAGGACATGACATAtgcgctgggcgaggacgcgttcgccgacgccgaggaccaGGACCTTGTGCGTCGCCGTTTCGTGCGCGGATGGGAAAACCTCATGGACGGGTATCGGACGTCGTTCACCGACCACAACTACCAGATCTTCTACACCATGACAGTTGAGACGCTCGTGCGTCCCTGGGAGAAGATGGTCATGGGTATGGCCTTTActgagctcggcgcgatCCGGTACGAGCGCGATgtgcgcgccgtcgccaatTACCTCTCGACGCAGGCGAGctacggcggcgcgcgggaCAAGTTTACGCGTCTGCAGCAGATTGCTACCGTGCTCAACCTGGACGCTGACGAGGACCCGGACGAGTTCTACTCCAACTCGGGGATTCCCTGGCGCCTCAGCCGGAACGAGTACAACACTGTCGTGGGACTGCGACAGTTCTAG
- a CDS encoding uncharacterized protein (Major Facilitator Superfamily) produces MSDTEKIGTGVPEKDVYVGETNEYLLQLESMPAEERAALEKTMLRKIDIRLLPWMTLLYLLSFLDRINIGAAKLNTIEKDLNLTGNMYNVASLVFFVSYVVFEIPSNLVLKKLRPSIYIPATMVVWALFQIFMGLVTNYGQLVALRFCLGMAEAGLFPGLNFYLTGWYRRGELNKRVSFFFAGAVLAGAFGGALGYGFTKMDGIGGKAGWSWIFIMEGLLTFVAGVASFWMIHDWPDRARFLTPLEREFVLLRLRQDTGLGTSGNFSWSVAFSALKDWKTLCFSLAYVGAAQCIYSQSLFAPSIVAVLGKWSRAQSLLMSVPPYVLAFITTMVTAYLSDKWMKRGIFNMFWSSLACIGYIILLTTTPNTNAKIGAQYFAVFLTTMSIAPLISTTISWSGGSFGSHYRKAVAMGMIFSVGNSGGIWASLVYRNQDAKKQPPYQPGHGTALAFAAMNGIMSAIIWFGLRRANRQREEKYGPAPDGAENHDIDDPEYRKRWGLEDMSREDILDLGDRHPAFRFIL; encoded by the exons ATGTCCGACACGGAAAAGATCGGGACAGGCGTGCCCGAGAAGGACGTCTATGTCGGCGAGACCAACGAGTACCTTCTGCAGCTGGAGAGCATGCctgccgaggagcgagcggcgctcgagaagaCCATGCTGCGCAAGATTGACATTCGCCTCCTCCCGTGGATGAC CCTCCTCTACCTCCTGTCGTTCTTGGACCGTATTAACATCGGTgcggccaagctcaacaCGATCGAGAAGGACCTCAACCTCACGGGCAACATGTACAATGTTGCGTCGCTCGTTTTCTTTGTTTCGTATGTGGTCTTTGAGATCCCCTCCAACCTCGTGCTCAAGAAGCTGCGCCCGTCGATCTACATCCCAGCCACCATGGTCGTGTGGGCTCTCTTCCAGATCTTCATGGGCCTTGTCACCAACTACGGGCAGCTCGTTGCCCTCCGCTTCTGCCTCGGCATGGCCGAGGCTGGTCTCTTCCCAGGCCTCAACTTTTACCTCACCGGCTGGTACCGCCGTGGTGAGCTCAACAAGCGTGTCTcgttcttcttcgccgGTGCTGTGCTCGCTGGTGCGTTCGGCGGCGCCCTCGGCTATGGCTTTACCAAGATGGACGGCATCGGTGGCAAGGCTGGCTGGTCTTGGATCTTCATCATGGAGGGCCTTCTCACCTTTGTCGCTGGTGTTGCATCGTTCTGGATGATCCACGACTGGCCTGACCGCGCTCGCTTCCTCACTcccctcgagcgcgagtttgtcctcctccgtctgCGCCAGGACACTGGCCTCGGTACGTCGGGCAACTTTTCGTGGAGCGTCGCCTTCTCTGCCCTCAAGGACTGGAAGACGCTCTGCTTCTCGCTCGCCTACGTTGGTGCGGCGCAGTGCATCTACTCGCAGTCGCTGTTCGCGCCCTCGATCGTGGCTGTTCTCGGAAAGTGGTCTCGCGCCCAGTCGCTCCTCATGTCCGTGCCGCCCTACGTCCTCGCCTTCATCACGACCATGGTCACGGCTTACCTCTCCGACAAGTGGATGAAGCGTGGCATCTTTAACATGTTCTGGTCGTCGCTCGCATGTATCGGCTacatcatcctcctcaccacGACGCCCAACACCAACGCAAAGATCGGCGCGCAGTACTTTGCCGtcttcctcaccaccatGAGCATTGCGCCCCTCATCTCGACCACCATCTCATGGTCTGGCGGCTCGTTCGGTAGCCACTACCGCAAGGCTGTTGCGATGGGCATGATCTTCTCCGTTGGTAATTCGGGAGGTATCTGGGCGTCGCTCGTTTATCGCAACCaggacgccaagaagcAGCCACCCTACCAGCCAGGCCACGGCACGGCCCTCGCGTTTGCGGCCATGAACGGCATCATGTCGGCCATCATCTGGTTCGGCCTGCGCCGTGCCAACAggcagcgcgaggagaagtATGGACCCGCTCCTGATGGGGCCGAGAACCACGATATCGATGACCCAGAGTACCGCAAGCGCTGgggcctcgaggacatgaGCCGCGAAGATAttcttgacctcggcgaccgtCACCCGGCGTTCCGCTTCATTCTTTAA
- a CDS encoding uncharacterized protein (Pleckstrin homology domain) gives MKGNQSKASVPPSSSPHTTSPVFAATAPVRRTHEDFEKALLHPDDVLYLSSTSSLHSEIEEDDDGDGDGDDELDDDDLRQRTTDVVDKPLGPLDDDSPNTLRQAGDIEHELDPLEHIPTAADLPSPNLTPPVESGRTDLQPRSPTPTPVLSRAHSVSDAVSRPSKRQSLETDTAPSAFKGINKGLYRSMSGSAGHPAAYARRESLSSTISGGSSASAQARAARMAARKNSTQQLSLGLDAEIKAEEAAAMPKRRSIFRTSGTASTPDLSTLLRGKRSHAKQQQNITRQTSGSSTKYSSTPTTSTSSSAIASHLGSALTGSTSSLGQTNSRRQVNQSLQQPQRGSTQEWDRQSTHSTMTAHHYGDRERGMPSISEGQPGVEPLGRHASVDEGSKIKRSKGKGMFGRMFGSSSSGKEHHGPLTSGSQLSLSGRSQVDVASPQSSSSPQLASSPRFPGNAQYNLEPPPSNGNVDRPPIPPRPAVPIVPKAALPDGDVHPSEAANLAARASADTSRPVLVTRVSQQSAVPEQREAEAAAPTVPAKVELVAPSPTRTASIASTVSVHEQPLAQVQVLRPPENPVYEPAPVPSRASSRKVTADGNSPRAPGRAASSFSDDVTGLLDRIGHTEAAALGMAITHEPESSEHLQVSPDRSASVGTAAGARYRAYAVERSPSLGHVQRSPAGIDDSQVPEPLPLPSMERSASPSAHTASPAVVAETIEPEAARDDSSETDAHTAPAPAPGLRVPSPRTSVAGPEVPPKRPDRQSTWEKQNAASASNTRLDTDSLAVEVASSAGQSSTNLNDIADIADEDKGRQLAMEFLAGDALHVPPDKVAMFLGGPRVVNKTALRYYMQHFDMRGLKLDLAFRDLCAKLHLKAESQEIDRIIEGFSARFYDCNPNTVYGTPGVVHTVTGAMLMLNTDLHIADIQKHMSRADFVRNSMRAIQESMPDRESTPDLVNDSGSLRNIDSLSASHSATSVRLRNAAGTPRNTSGNLISPASELTSTSTQDLRSRGASSTTVNSFTYTKAWEIEAENALKEIYSNVRNERILLPIAAIGDPNNNSASTLGGLRVGPRGGINALMRPNSKNTPYNAMFSSQGDGSLSPTPSYANSIGDLALQASNPIGFAGNLSHTVIREQEDEVHSIRSGETTSTVEELNDDELALLGAPWAKEGLLQRKIQVEAHGRKPQKKDWKQYFVVIQKGDLSMFVFGSGGSSSMGGGTVGGGNWMSSANRHGEYSLMHAMAMALPKPGYSTSRPHCFTVTFPNGEISVFQAGTEELVLEWVATCNYWAARKSRQPLVGGVSNMEYGWTRALNQLDDNGQPHESQPREHREPHKMGLGARARLGAISRVRGASSSGNDRVQLEKIHINEWKPPPHATMPSTLDEEAQLESLCAYVQGLKEELDQHKTIEEPMSRLYTPGSKNAVRARENWTAKSRYTHSEIFKYETYVEALRNAINHRVQRQGERKVERSLIRSAPSIRREVPSRKLTAGGGASQIGMVPAAQLEHEPEGDAYVRRSADQGRQIPTTQAQAM, from the exons ATGAAAGGCAATCAAAGTAAAG CATCGGtaccaccttcctcgagtCCTCACACCACGTCACCCGTCTTCGCAGCTACCGCACCTGTCCGCAGGACCCACGAGGACTTTGAGAAGGCCCTCCTTCATCCAGACGACGTCCTCTACTTGAGCAGTACCAGCTCGCTTCACAGCGAGAtcgaggaagacgacgacggcgacggcgacggcgacgacgagcttgacgacgacgacctccgTCAGCGCACTACAGACGTGGTCGACAAACCTCTTGGTcccctcgacgacgattCTCCGAACACGCTCCGCCAAGCTGGCGATAtcgagcacgagctcgaTCCGCTCGAGCATATCCCCActgccgccgacctcccatcccccaaCCTTACACCTCCCGTGGAATCAGGTCGCACCGACTTGCAGCCACGCTCGCCCACACCCACGCCTGTCCTGAGCCGCGCTCACTCGGTTTCGGACGCGGTTAGTCGCCCGTCAAAGCGGCAGTCGCTCGAGACGGACACTGCTCCCAGCGCATTCAAGGGCATAAACAAAGGTCTGTACAGGAGCATGTCTGGATCTGCTGGACATCCAGCTGCGTACGCTCGTCGCGAATCTCTTTCGTCGACAATCTCTGGAGGCAGCTCTGCTAGTGCGCAGGCTCGGGCAGCGAGGATGGCGGCACGCAAGAACTCGACGCAGCAATTAAGCCTCGGTCTCGATG cggagatcaaggccgaAGAGGCCGCGGCGATGCCAAAGCGCCGTTCCATCTTTCGTACATCTGGAACGGCCTCGACTCCTGATCTCTCTACGTTACTTCGTGGTAAGCGATCACACGCGAAGCAACAGCAGAACATTACCCGGCAAACGTCTGGGTCATCTACCAAGTACTCGTCCACGCCCACCACGTCTACTTCGTCTTCTGCCATTGCATCACATCTCGGCTCTGCGCTTACGGGGTCCACCAGCTCTCTCGGCCAGACAAacagccgccgccaagtCAATCAGTCGCTTCAGCAACCCCAACGCGGTAGTACTCAAGAGTGGGACCGTCAGTCAACGCACTCGACCATGACCGCCCACCATTACGGGGACCGAGAACGGGGGATGCCGTCAATCTCTGAGGGACAACCTGGCGTCGAACCTCTCGGTCGCCACGCGTCCGTTGACGAAGGCTCCAAG ATCAAACGTtccaagggcaaggggaTGTTCGGCCGCATGTTCGgatcctcgtcgtcaggCAAGGAGCATCATGGC CCTCTGACGTCTGGCTCGCAACTGAGTTTGTCTGGACGGTCCCAAGTGGACGTTGCCTCCCCTCAATCCTCTAGCTCGCCGCAACTCGCATCGTCACCGCGATTCCCAGGGAACGCACAGTACAACTTGGAGCCTCCCCCATCGAATGGCAATGTCGATCGACCACCCATCCCACCCAGACCCGCGGTGCCAATAGTGCCGAAGGCGGCTCTGCCTGATGGCGACGTGCACCCaagcgaggcggccaacTTGGCTGCGCGCGCATCCGCTGACACGAGCCGGCCCGTTCTCGTTACGCGGGTCTCACAACAATCGGCGGTTCCGGAAcagcgcgaggcggaggcggctgCACCAACCGTTCccgccaaggtcgagctcgttgcGCCGTCGCCCACGCGGACCGCGTCCATCGCATCTACAGTATCTGTCCATGAGCAGCCGCTCGCGCAGGTGCAAGTCCTGCGCCCTCCCGAGAACCCGGTCTACGAACCAGCCCCTGTCCCCAGCCGTGCCAGCTCGCGCAAGGTCACTGCCGATGGCAACTCGCCTCGTGCGCCTGGGCGGGCGGCGTCATCCTTCTCGGACGACGTCACGGGGCTTCTCGACCGGATAGGCCATACCGAGGCAGCCGCGCTGGGCATGGCAATAACTCACGAGCCAGAGTCCAGCGAGCACCTCCAGGTCAGTCCTGATCGCTCAGCCAGTGTCGGTACGGCGGCGGGTGCACGGTATCGCGCCTACGCGGTCGAGCGGTCTCCGTCGTTGGGCCACGTTCAGCGATCTCCTGCTGGCATTGACGACTCTCAAGTTCCAGAGCCCCTGCCCCTGCCGTCGATGGAAAGATCGGCATCACCTAGCGCTCACACTGCCTCCCCAGCTGTTGTGGCTGAGACAATCGAGCCGGAAGCCGCGCGGGACGACTCGTCAGAAACGGATGCTCACACCGCTCCAGCACCAGCTCCTGGGCTGCGAGTGCCGTCTCCGCGTACTTCTGTTGCCGGACCGGAGGTTCCTCCAAAGAGGCCAGACCGTCAGTCTACCTGGGAGAAGCAGAATGCGGCTAGTGCGTCGAACACTCGTCTTGACACCGACTCTCTTGCCGTTGAGGTCGCGTCTTCGGCAGGTCAGTCGTCCACCAACCTGAACGACATCGCCGACAttgcggacgaggacaaagGGCGCCAACTGGCGATGGAGTTCCTGGCCGGCGACGCCCTCCATGTTCCTCCAGACAAGGTTGCCATGTTCCTTGGTGGACCTCGCGTGGTGAACAAGACCGCGCTGCGCTATTACATGCAGCACTTTGACATGCGcggcctcaagctcgacctgGCTTTCCGCGACCTCTGCGCCAAGCTCcacctcaaggccgagtcTCAGGAGATTGACCGCATCATCGAGGGCttctcggcgcgcttctACGACTGTAATCCCAACACGGTGTACGGCACGCCTGGCGTCGTGCATACAGTTACTGGTGCCATGCTCATGCTTAACACGGATCTGCACATTGCGGACATCCAGAAGCACATGTCGCGCGCCGACTTCGTGCGAAACTCGATGCGCGCAATCCAGGAGAGCATGCCGGATCGCGAGTCGACTCCGGACCTGGTCAACGACAGCGGCAGCTTGCGCAACATCGACTCATTGTCAGCGAGCCACTCGGCCACGAGCGTGAGACTGCGCAACGCGGCCGGCACGCCCCGCAATACTTCAGGCAACCTCATATCGCCTGCTTCTGAGCTCActtcgacgtcgacgcagGACTTGAGATCTCGGGGCGCGTCCTCAACCACGGTCAACTCGTTCACGTACACCAAGGCCTGGGAGATCGAGGCTGAAAATGCACTGAAGGAGATCTACTCTAACGTCCGCAACGAGCGTATCCTGCTACCAATAGCGGCTATCGGCGACCCCAACAACAACTCTGCCTCAACTCTGGGAGGACTGCGCGTCGGGCCGCGTGGTGGTATCAACGCTCTCATGCGCCCTAACTCGAAGAACACTCCATACAACGCCATGTTCAGCTCGCAGGGTGACGGTAGCCTGAGCCCCACGCCGTCATATGCCAATTCGATTGGTGACCTGGCCCTCCAAGCCTCCAACCCAATCGGCTTCGCTGGCAACCTGTCGCACACAGTTATCCGCGAgcaggaggacgaggtaCACAGCATTCGCTCGGGTGAGACGACCTCTACGGTAGAGGagctcaacgacgacgagcttgctctcctcggcgcgcccTGGGCTAAAGAGGGATTGCTGCAGCGCAAGATCCAGGTCGAAGCACATGGCCGCAAGCCACAGAAGAAGGACTGGAAGCAATACTTTGTTGTCATCCAGAAGGGCGACCTGTCGATGTTCGTCTTCGGCTCtggcggcagcagcagcatgGGCGGTGGCAcggtcggcggcggcaactGGATGTCGAGCGCGAACCGCCATGGCGAGTACAGCCTCATGCAcgccatggccatggcgCTCCCCAAGCCGGGCTACAGTACATCGCGGCCGCACTGCTTCACCGTCACGTTCCCGAACGGCGAGATAAGCGTGTTCCAGGCGGGTACCGAGGAACTGGTGCTCGAGTGGGTTGCGACATGCAACTACTGGGCAGCGCGGAAGAGTCGCCAGCCCCTCGTGGGTGGTGTGTCCAACATGGAGTACGGCTGGACGCGGGCGCTCAACCAGCTTGACGATAACGGGCAGCCCCACGAGTCGCAGCCCCGTGAACATCGCGAGCCCCATAAGATGGGCCTTGGGGCGCGTGCTCGTCTCGGTGCCATCAGCCGTGTAcgcggcgcgtcgtcgtctggcaATGACCGTGTACAGCTGGAGAAGATCCACATCAATGAGTGGAAGCCTCCACCACACGCAACGATGCCGTCGAcgcttgacgaggaggcgcagcTCGAGTCGTTGTGCGCGTACGTCCAGGGCTTAAAGGAGGAACTCGACCAACACAAGACGATCGAGGAGCCGATGAGCCGGCTG taTACACCTGGGTCCAAGAACGCGGTGCGTGCGCGCGAGAACTGGACTGCCAAGTCGCGCTACACCCACTCGGAGATATTCAAATACGAGACGtacgtcgaggcgctgcgcAACGCGATAAACCACCGTGTGCAGCGCCAGGGTgagcgcaaggtcgagcggTCCCTTAtccgctcggcgccgagcatTCGCCGCGAGGTGCCATCCCGCAAGCTCACCGCGGGCGGAGGCGCAAGCCAGATAGGCATGGTGCCGGCGGCGCAATTGGAGCACGAACCCGAAGGCGATGCGTACGTTCGCAGGTCGGCTGATCAGGGCCGGCAGATACCCACgacgcaggcgcaggcgatGTAA